From a region of the Corallococcus coralloides DSM 2259 genome:
- a CDS encoding ATP-binding cassette domain-containing protein codes for MTSSDKTAAQRRPNIADSHDLIRVQGARENNLKDVSVELPKRRLTVFTGVSGSGKSSLVFGTIAAESQRLINETYSAFVQGFMPTLGRPEVDVLEGLTTAIIVDQERMGANSRSTVGTATDANAMLRVLFSRLGKPHIGSSNAFSFNVPSVRASGEMTVEKGEGSKTEKKVFNVTGGMCPKCEGMGQVSDIDLTQLYDDSKSLNEGALTIPGYNVDGWLVRIFGASGFIDPDKPIRKYTKQELHDFLYKEQTKVKVDKMNLTYEGLILRIQKSFLSKDVDAMQPHIRAFVERAVTFTACPECKGTRLSAAARSSKIKGINIADACAMQISDLAEWVRKLDAPSVAPLLASLRHTLDSFVEIGLGYLSLDRPAGTLSGGEAQRTKMIRHLGSSLTDVTYVFDEPTVGLHPHDIQRMNELLLRLRDKGNTVLVVEHKPEMIAIADHVVDLGPGAGTAGGEVVFEGTVAALRSSNTLTGRHLSDRVALKSSVRKPSGVLKVRGANTHNLKKVDVDIPLGVLVVVTGVAGSGKSSLIHGSVGNRDGVVSIDQAPIRGSRRSNPATYTDLLEPIRKAFAKANGVKPALFSANSEGACPTCNGAGVIYTDLAMMAGVTTVCEDCEGKRFQASVLEYKLGGLNIAQVLDLPVKDAVAFFGSGKAQTPAASAILQRMADVGLSYLRLGQPLTTLSGGERQRLKLATHMGDEGGVYVLDEPTTGLHLADLEQLLGLLDRLVDSGKSVIVIEHNQAVMAHADWIIDLGPGAGHDGGRIVFEGTPADLVAAKSTLTGKHLAEFVGGPRKAAR; via the coding sequence CTGAAGGACGTCAGCGTGGAGCTGCCCAAGCGGCGGCTCACCGTCTTCACCGGCGTCTCCGGTTCGGGCAAGTCGTCGCTCGTCTTCGGCACCATCGCCGCGGAGTCGCAGCGGTTGATCAACGAAACCTACAGCGCGTTCGTCCAGGGCTTCATGCCCACGCTGGGCCGGCCCGAGGTCGACGTCCTGGAAGGACTGACCACCGCCATCATCGTCGACCAGGAGCGCATGGGCGCGAACTCCCGCTCCACGGTCGGCACGGCGACGGACGCCAACGCCATGCTGCGCGTGCTGTTCAGCCGTCTGGGCAAGCCGCACATCGGTTCATCCAACGCCTTCTCCTTCAACGTCCCGTCGGTCCGCGCCAGCGGCGAGATGACCGTCGAGAAGGGCGAAGGCAGCAAGACCGAGAAGAAGGTCTTCAACGTCACCGGCGGCATGTGTCCCAAGTGCGAGGGCATGGGACAGGTCAGCGACATCGACCTGACCCAGCTGTACGACGACAGCAAGTCGCTCAACGAGGGCGCCCTCACCATCCCTGGCTACAACGTGGACGGCTGGCTCGTGCGCATCTTCGGGGCCTCGGGCTTCATCGACCCGGACAAGCCGATCCGCAAGTACACCAAGCAGGAGCTTCACGACTTCCTCTACAAGGAACAGACCAAGGTGAAGGTCGACAAGATGAACCTCACCTACGAGGGGCTCATCCTGCGGATCCAGAAGTCGTTCCTGTCCAAGGACGTGGACGCCATGCAGCCGCACATCCGTGCGTTCGTGGAGCGCGCGGTCACGTTCACCGCCTGCCCCGAATGCAAGGGCACCCGGCTCAGCGCGGCCGCCCGGTCCTCCAAGATCAAGGGCATCAACATCGCCGACGCCTGCGCGATGCAGATCAGCGACCTGGCCGAGTGGGTGCGCAAGTTGGACGCGCCGTCCGTCGCGCCGCTGCTGGCGTCGCTGCGGCACACGCTCGACTCGTTCGTGGAGATCGGCCTGGGCTACCTCAGCCTCGACCGGCCCGCCGGCACGCTGTCGGGGGGTGAGGCGCAGCGCACCAAGATGATCCGCCACCTCGGGTCCTCGCTCACCGACGTGACCTACGTCTTCGACGAGCCGACGGTCGGTCTGCACCCGCACGACATCCAGCGGATGAACGAGCTGCTGCTGCGGCTGCGCGACAAGGGCAACACCGTGCTCGTGGTCGAGCACAAGCCGGAGATGATCGCGATCGCCGACCACGTCGTCGACCTGGGCCCCGGGGCCGGCACCGCCGGGGGCGAGGTGGTCTTCGAAGGCACCGTCGCGGCCCTGCGCTCGAGCAACACGCTCACCGGGCGCCATCTGAGCGACCGGGTTGCCCTGAAGTCGTCCGTGCGCAAGCCGTCTGGCGTCTTGAAGGTGCGCGGCGCCAACACGCACAACCTGAAGAAGGTCGACGTCGACATTCCGCTCGGCGTGCTCGTGGTGGTGACGGGCGTGGCCGGGTCGGGCAAGAGCTCGCTCATCCATGGCTCGGTGGGAAACCGGGACGGGGTGGTGTCCATCGACCAGGCTCCGATTCGCGGCTCGCGGCGGAGCAACCCGGCGACGTACACCGACCTGCTGGAGCCGATCCGCAAGGCGTTCGCGAAGGCCAACGGCGTGAAGCCCGCCCTGTTCAGCGCCAACTCGGAGGGCGCCTGCCCGACCTGCAACGGCGCCGGCGTCATCTACACCGACCTGGCGATGATGGCCGGCGTCACCACGGTCTGCGAGGACTGCGAAGGCAAGCGGTTCCAGGCGTCGGTGCTGGAGTACAAGCTCGGCGGGCTCAACATCGCCCAGGTGCTCGACCTGCCCGTGAAGGACGCGGTCGCCTTCTTTGGCTCAGGCAAGGCGCAGACGCCGGCCGCGTCCGCCATCCTCCAGCGCATGGCCGACGTGGGCCTCAGCTATCTCCGGCTCGGCCAGCCGCTCACCACGCTGTCGGGTGGCGAGCGGCAGCGGCTCAAGCTCGCGACGCACATGGGGGACGAAGGCGGCGTCTACGTGCTCGATGAGCCCACCACCGGTCTGCACCTGGCCGACCTCGAGCAGCTGCTCGGGCTGTTGGACCGGCTGGTCGACTCCGGGAAGTCCGTCATCGTGATCGAGCACAACCAGGCGGTGATGGCGCACGCGGACTGGATCATCGACCTGGGGCCGGGCGCGGGCCACGACGGCGGACGCATCGTGTTCGAAGGCACCCCGGCCGATTTGGTGGCGGCGAAGTCGACGCTGACCGGCAAGCACCTGGCGGAGTTCGTCGGCGGCCCTCGCAAGGCCGCCCGGTAG
- a CDS encoding class I SAM-dependent methyltransferase — protein MAITMSPQEYATAFRILAASARHPTNIHQIVTERLFPGLPEHPTLLDVGAGAGKVAERLAPHFDSLTLLEPHPEQSSGFHHEKAKVLPVSLERFASNDRYDLVVCSHVLYHVPVSEWGGFIDRLLGFVRPGGSCLIVMAAARGPTHAMCREFSDTLHFSEEVVAEIQRKHLPHETLATMSGFAAQTFEEMYTLCRFLVLEGCYTAAQLAALNPDEAARLDARIRAHAERCQQPDGTYRLEQDEDVILIPR, from the coding sequence ATGGCCATCACGATGTCACCGCAGGAGTACGCCACGGCGTTCCGCATTCTCGCGGCGTCCGCAAGGCATCCGACGAACATCCACCAGATCGTCACGGAGCGGCTGTTCCCAGGCCTCCCCGAGCACCCCACCCTGCTGGATGTCGGAGCGGGGGCGGGCAAGGTCGCGGAACGGCTCGCTCCGCATTTCGACTCGCTCACCCTGCTCGAACCCCATCCCGAGCAGAGCTCCGGCTTCCATCATGAGAAGGCGAAGGTCCTCCCGGTCTCCCTGGAGCGGTTCGCCTCCAATGACAGATATGACCTGGTCGTCTGCTCGCACGTCCTGTACCACGTGCCTGTCTCCGAATGGGGCGGCTTCATTGACAGACTGCTCGGCTTCGTTCGGCCCGGCGGGAGCTGTCTGATTGTGATGGCCGCGGCCCGAGGGCCGACCCATGCGATGTGCCGGGAGTTCTCCGACACCCTGCATTTCAGCGAGGAGGTCGTCGCCGAAATCCAGCGGAAGCACCTGCCCCACGAGACCCTCGCGACGATGAGCGGGTTCGCCGCGCAGACCTTCGAGGAGATGTACACGCTCTGCCGCTTCCTCGTGCTGGAGGGTTGTTACACGGCCGCGCAGCTGGCGGCCCTGAACCCGGACGAGGCGGCGAGGCTCGATGCGCGAATCCGCGCGCATGCCGAGCGCTGCCAGCAGCCTGACGGAACGTACCGGCTGGAACAGGATGAGGACGTGATCCTCATCCCCCGCTAG